The following are encoded together in the Heliangelus exortis chromosome 15, bHelExo1.hap1, whole genome shotgun sequence genome:
- the PTTG1 gene encoding securin produces MATLIFVDQENGEVGATKSRLKLPTGPSKALSERTQVNTPLPKKAIGTSPAMSHSVRKALGNVNRTSGVTSKMEKKGEKTQPCTANKITEKTAGVESCDTVAEEDWPEIEKMFPYDPQTFESFDLPEEDKVSNINLHGVPLMIFERTYDRCVKMVPSPVKIEEVSWESNLLQSNDFLATLDEIIEMPPPNYDLECIY; encoded by the exons ATGGCAACACTCATCTTTGTCGATCAAGAGAATGGTGAAGTTGGTGCTACCAAGAGTCGGCTGAAACTCCCCACAGGACCCT CAAAAGCCTTATCTGAAAGAACACAAGTTAACACTCCACTTCCCAAGAAAGCCATTGGTACCTCTCCAGCCATGTCTCATTCTGTCAGAAAGGCTCTTGGAAATGTGAACAGAACTTCAGGAGTCACAAGCAAGatggaaaagaagggagagaaaactCAGCCTTGCACTGCAAACAAA ataacTGAAAAGACTGCTGGAGTAGAAAGCTGTGACACAGTGGCTGAAGAAGACTGgccagaaatagaaaaaatgtttccttatGATCCTCAAA CCTTTGAGAGTTTTGATCTTCCTGAAGAGGACAAAGTAAGCAATATCAACCTGCATGGTGTTCCTCTCATGATATTTGAAAGGACATATGACAGATGTGTGAAGATGGTTCCTTCACCTGTGAAGATTGAGGAGGTTTCATGGGAGTCCA acTTGCTACAATCAAATGATTTTCTTGCTACCCTGGATGAGATCATTGAAATGCCACCTCCAAATTATGACCTTGAATGTATATACTGA
- the SLU7 gene encoding pre-mRNA-splicing factor SLU7 isoform X1 gives MASGTVMNATPSGGSNDVSLEEPKKMTREDWRKKKELEEQRKLGNAPAEVDEEGKDINPHIPQYISSVPWYIDPSKRPTLKHQRPQPEKQKQYNSSGDWYKRGVQENSIATRYRKGACENCGALTHKKKDCMERPRKVGAKYTGMNIAPDEYVQPQLMFDYDGKRDRWNGYNPEEHMKIVEEYSKVDLAKRTLKAQKLQEELASGKLEQVNSPRHQWGEEEPNSQTERDHNSEDEDEDKYADDIDMPGQNFDSKRRITVRNLRIREDIAKYLRNLDPNSAYYDPKTRAMRENPYANTGKNPDEVGYAGDNFVRYTGDTISMAQTQLFAWEAYDKGSEVHLQADPTKLELLYKSFKVKKEDFKAQQKESILEKYGGQEHLDTPPAELLLAQTEDYVEYSRHGTVIKGQEKAIACSKYEEDVKINNHTCIWGSYWKEGKWGYRCCHSFVKYSYCTGEAGKEIANTEASLLEEQPREEELATKPKTLMEIHQEKQKEKKKKKHKKSSNSDSEGEEKKKQEKLKKALNAEEARLLHVKEIMQLDERKRPYNSLYETKEPTEEEMEAYRMKRQRPDDPMASFLGQQ, from the exons atggcaTCAGGGACAGTAATGAATGCCACTCCTTCAGGGGGATCCAATGACGTGAGCCTGGAGGAACCAAAGAAGATGACAAGGGAAgactggagaaagaagaaagaattagAAGAACAACGGAAATTAGGAAATGCACCTGCTGAAGTGGATGAAGAAGGAAA AGATATCAACCCTCATATTCCTCAGTACATATCCTCGGTGCCATGGTACATAGATCCTTCTAAAAGACCTACACTAAAGCACCAGAGACCTCAgccagagaagcagaaacagtATAACTCCTCTGGAGATTGGTACAAACGAGGAGTGCAAGAG AATTCTATAGCAACGAGATACAGGAAAGGAGCTTGTGAGAACTGTGGTGCCTtgacacacaaaaagaaagactGCATGGAG agacCTAGGAAAGTTGGAGCAAAGTACACAGGCATGAATATTGCACCAGATGAATATGTGCAGCCTCAGCTGATGTTTGATTATGATGGAAAGAGAGATCGTTGGAATGGTTATAACCCTGAGGAGCACATGAAGATTGTAGAGGAATATTCCAAGGTTGATTTG GCCAAACGTACACTGAAAGCCCAGAAGCTTCAGGAGGAGTTAGCATCAGGAAAGCTGGAGCAAGTG AACTCCCCAAGACACCagtggggagaagaggaaccAAATTCACAGACA GAAAGAGATCATAACagtgaagatgaagatgaagataaATATGCAGATGACATTGATATGCCAGGGCAGAACTTTGATTCTAAAAGACGCATCACAGTTCGAAATCTACGTATTCGTGAAGATATTGCAAAA TACTTGAGGAATCTAGATCCAAACTCTGCTTATTATGATCCCAAAACAAGAGCAATGAGGGAGAACCCATATGCCAACACAGGCAAGAATCCAGATGA GGTTGGTTATGCAGGTGACAACTTTGTTCGCTACACTGGAGATACCATCTCGATGGCACAGACTCAGT TGTTTGCTTGGGAGGCTTATGACAAAGGCTCTGAAGTTCATCTTCAAGCAGACCCTACAAAATTAGAGCTGCTTTATAAATCCTTCAAAGTGAAGAAAGAAGATTtcaaggcacagcagaaagaaagCATCCTAGAGAAG tATGGAGGTCAAGAGCATTTAGATACCCCACCAGCTGAACTGCTGTTAGCTCAAACAGAAGATTATGTGGAGTACTCCAGGCATGGAACAGTCATCAAAGGACAAGAGAAAGCTATTGCCTGCTCTAAATATGAAGAGGATGTGAAGATTAACAACCATACA TGCATTTGGGGTTCCTACTGGAAAGAAGGCAAGTGGGGTTACAGATGCTGCCACTCATTTGTCAAGTACTCATACTGTAcaggagaagctgggaaagAAATTGCT AATACTGAAGCAAGTTTACTGGAAGAACAACCCAGGGAGGAAGAACTcgcaacaaaacccaaaacactgaTGGAG ATTCaccaagagaaacagaaagagaagaaaaagaagaagcaCAAGAAAAGCTCAAATTCAGATAGTGAGggtgaagagaaaaagaagcaagaaaaactgaaaaag GCACTAAATGCAGAAGAGGCTCGTCTCCTTCATGTTAAGGAAATCATGCAGTTAGATGAGAGGAAGAGACCATACAACAGCCTGTATGAAACCAAGGAGCCAAcagaagaggagatggaagcTTACAGAATGAAACGTCAGAGACCTGATGATCCCATGGCCTCTTTTCTTGGACAGCAGTAG
- the SLU7 gene encoding pre-mRNA-splicing factor SLU7 isoform X2 yields MASGTVMNATPSGGSNDVSLEEPKKMTREDWRKKKELEEQRKLGNAPAEVDEEGKDINPHIPQYISSVPWYIDPSKRPTLKHQRPQPEKQKQYNSSGDWYKRGVQENSIATRYRKGACENCGALTHKKKDCMERPRKVGAKYTGMNIAPDEYVQPQLMFDYDGKRDRWNGYNPEEHMKIVEEYSKVDLAKRTLKAQKLQEELASGKLEQVERDHNSEDEDEDKYADDIDMPGQNFDSKRRITVRNLRIREDIAKYLRNLDPNSAYYDPKTRAMRENPYANTGKNPDEVGYAGDNFVRYTGDTISMAQTQLFAWEAYDKGSEVHLQADPTKLELLYKSFKVKKEDFKAQQKESILEKYGGQEHLDTPPAELLLAQTEDYVEYSRHGTVIKGQEKAIACSKYEEDVKINNHTCIWGSYWKEGKWGYRCCHSFVKYSYCTGEAGKEIANTEASLLEEQPREEELATKPKTLMEIHQEKQKEKKKKKHKKSSNSDSEGEEKKKQEKLKKALNAEEARLLHVKEIMQLDERKRPYNSLYETKEPTEEEMEAYRMKRQRPDDPMASFLGQQ; encoded by the exons atggcaTCAGGGACAGTAATGAATGCCACTCCTTCAGGGGGATCCAATGACGTGAGCCTGGAGGAACCAAAGAAGATGACAAGGGAAgactggagaaagaagaaagaattagAAGAACAACGGAAATTAGGAAATGCACCTGCTGAAGTGGATGAAGAAGGAAA AGATATCAACCCTCATATTCCTCAGTACATATCCTCGGTGCCATGGTACATAGATCCTTCTAAAAGACCTACACTAAAGCACCAGAGACCTCAgccagagaagcagaaacagtATAACTCCTCTGGAGATTGGTACAAACGAGGAGTGCAAGAG AATTCTATAGCAACGAGATACAGGAAAGGAGCTTGTGAGAACTGTGGTGCCTtgacacacaaaaagaaagactGCATGGAG agacCTAGGAAAGTTGGAGCAAAGTACACAGGCATGAATATTGCACCAGATGAATATGTGCAGCCTCAGCTGATGTTTGATTATGATGGAAAGAGAGATCGTTGGAATGGTTATAACCCTGAGGAGCACATGAAGATTGTAGAGGAATATTCCAAGGTTGATTTG GCCAAACGTACACTGAAAGCCCAGAAGCTTCAGGAGGAGTTAGCATCAGGAAAGCTGGAGCAAGTG GAAAGAGATCATAACagtgaagatgaagatgaagataaATATGCAGATGACATTGATATGCCAGGGCAGAACTTTGATTCTAAAAGACGCATCACAGTTCGAAATCTACGTATTCGTGAAGATATTGCAAAA TACTTGAGGAATCTAGATCCAAACTCTGCTTATTATGATCCCAAAACAAGAGCAATGAGGGAGAACCCATATGCCAACACAGGCAAGAATCCAGATGA GGTTGGTTATGCAGGTGACAACTTTGTTCGCTACACTGGAGATACCATCTCGATGGCACAGACTCAGT TGTTTGCTTGGGAGGCTTATGACAAAGGCTCTGAAGTTCATCTTCAAGCAGACCCTACAAAATTAGAGCTGCTTTATAAATCCTTCAAAGTGAAGAAAGAAGATTtcaaggcacagcagaaagaaagCATCCTAGAGAAG tATGGAGGTCAAGAGCATTTAGATACCCCACCAGCTGAACTGCTGTTAGCTCAAACAGAAGATTATGTGGAGTACTCCAGGCATGGAACAGTCATCAAAGGACAAGAGAAAGCTATTGCCTGCTCTAAATATGAAGAGGATGTGAAGATTAACAACCATACA TGCATTTGGGGTTCCTACTGGAAAGAAGGCAAGTGGGGTTACAGATGCTGCCACTCATTTGTCAAGTACTCATACTGTAcaggagaagctgggaaagAAATTGCT AATACTGAAGCAAGTTTACTGGAAGAACAACCCAGGGAGGAAGAACTcgcaacaaaacccaaaacactgaTGGAG ATTCaccaagagaaacagaaagagaagaaaaagaagaagcaCAAGAAAAGCTCAAATTCAGATAGTGAGggtgaagagaaaaagaagcaagaaaaactgaaaaag GCACTAAATGCAGAAGAGGCTCGTCTCCTTCATGTTAAGGAAATCATGCAGTTAGATGAGAGGAAGAGACCATACAACAGCCTGTATGAAACCAAGGAGCCAAcagaagaggagatggaagcTTACAGAATGAAACGTCAGAGACCTGATGATCCCATGGCCTCTTTTCTTGGACAGCAGTAG